The following is a genomic window from candidate division KSB1 bacterium.
GTGCCGGTGGCGGCGCGCTCGCGAAATTCCTTGCGCGAAATGCCGGCGCCGATTTTCTTTTGCAGCGGCAGGCGGCGCTTGCCGGCATCGACGACACGCGTCGCGGTGATTTTTTTCACTTCGGTGCACACGCCGGTGAGGCACAGCGGCAAAACGTCCATCGAGAAGCCGGGATTGACCCCGGTGCCGACGACGCCGACGCCGTGCTGTTTCGCCAGTGCGTCGATCCGCTGGCAAAATTCCGGATTGCGTTGGTAGGGATAAAACAACTCCTCGGTTGATGAAACCACATGGGCACGGCTTTTGATGATTGTTGTCAACTGATCTTCGATGCGATTGAGAAATGACAGCGTGGTATGCACCACGACGTGCGGCTGCCATTGCGCCAGCGCCGTCTCGGCGTCGCCGCGAACCGTAACGCCGAGCTGATTGTTCAAGCCGCACACCTCGCCGAGATCCTTGCCGATTTTGCCGGCATCGATGTCGATGCCGCCGACCAGCTCGATGCCGGATTTCTGCGACAAAACTTTTACGCAGGCCTGGCCGATGGGCCCGAGGCCGAATTGCACGACACGAATACGATTCAAGCTTCCTCCTCTTGATAATTTATTGAAGCGGCCATATAAGGTCATTAAAAATTTCTACCTGAAGTTCTTGCGGCTGAATGGCAAAACGTCGAATGCGCCGGAGAGGTAAATTTTGTCTCTCGCGCAGAAAAACGTAAACTCGGCCGGTGGCCAACTGCCCGAGGGTGGCGCGCGGTCGTGAAACGCTCACCACGAACTGGCCGCGCTGCAAGATGGAATTGGCTCGCCATTCATAAACTTCCGGTCCGTAGCCATTGGCGTCTTCCAAGAGCAAACTGCCGTCAATGCTGTCGCCGCGAGCCACGGCGGAAATGACTTGCCCCCGCGGATTCAAAATTTCCAAATTAAGATCGACCGGCTGGTCCCAAACCAGCGCCACGAGAATATCCGACTTTCGTCCGGTGTAAGTGACCCGTCGCGAGGTTTCGCCGCGATTTTCCGCGCCGCGATATGCGACCACCCGCACCAGCGTATTGTCGCCGAATAGCATCACTGGGTTGGCGAAACCCCCGCCTTTGGATATCGGAAATTTGACATTGACGCTATCGGCGATGATTTCAATATCGGTGACGCTGGTGTCTTGCGCCTGCCCGTTGATATTGATGACCCGATTATTGGAGGGTGGAATCGTTGCCGGCCCGAACAGACGAAAAGCAACCGGCTCGAGCACGATGTTGGACGTCACCCGCCTGACCTTCTCGTCAAAGCTGATGAAATCCTGGCCGGAATAAAGCGGGACGAGTCCTTGAAAAGCTTGAATCTGCAAATTGAAATAATTGACGCCGGCATTTTGCAGCGGCACCTGGATGACGGTTCGCAATTGGCGGTCATTGCCGAGCCGGAATTCTTTGCGAATGATTTCGCGCTCGAGGGAGCGATTCAAAACAAACTCGCTGAATTCGCGCACGAGGATGACGACGCGGTCAATTGCCTGCGGTGACTGCACTGCATTTTCTTTTGAGAGCGCTTGTGAGCTGCCGCCGGCAAAATGGATGTTGACGAGCAATTCGCCGAACGGTTGCGGTTCCGCCAAAAAACCGCAGCTTTGAAAAACGCCTCCGCAGAATATGATGAGAAAACGCCAACGTTTCATGCAACACCTTCTTGTAACTCGAGTTTCTAAATTTCGCAACAAAAAAACTGCAACGAAATCAAAATTGATAAATGAATCCTACTTTTACGTCGCCGCCGAGAATTTGATTGCCGTCGATTTTGCCGATGGCGAAATGCGCGACGGCCTCGATTTGCAATGGCGGCGCAATCAGGCCGCGCCAGCCGGGACCGATGCCGATCACCGCGGCCTCGCCGACGCCATTGTCGTTCTTGCCGTAAATTCGCAGAAAAGCCGAGGCCAGCAGCGCCGCGTCGCGATTCATCTGCCGCGCCAGCTCGACGGAGAAATCAAATTCGTTGCCGTAGCCAACCGGCAGGCCGCTGCTCAGCACGAAAGGCCTCTTGCGCTTCAAACGATTCTCCAACAAGAACGCTGCCTGCCATTTTTCCGCGGCCAAAATGCCGGCAAGGCTGAAATAAATTTTCCCTTCGGCAAGCGAATCCTTTTGCGCGCCGAATTTGTCTTTGCCATACCACGTATAACCCACGTCCCCGAAAATGCGGCTGCGCTCGCCCAACGGCCGGTCAAAGCCGAGCGCCAAGCTGATTTCAGGCCCGGGAAGATATTTTGCCGAGCCGGCGATGGGCGTGTAACGGCCGTGATAAACGCCGCCGACCGAGCCACCAAGAATCCATCCGCCGACCTCCAGCGCCGCCGCGAGGCTCGCGCTCACGTCAACGCCGCCGCCGAAATAACTCGTCGGCATCGCCAGCGCGTGCGAGGTGATCTGCTGTGCCACCAAGGTTTCTCCGGCGTTGAGCGCGGTCCGGCCCGAGGGCGCGCTCACGCCGAAATTGAGCAGGGCGCGCTCTTCGCCGAGTATCCATGCCGTGGAAATTTTCGTGTCGGTAAATCCGGCGAGGCTAAAAGCTGTGTCGGCATTATGCAGCCGGGCGTGGGTCGGCGTATTCATCACGCTGACGCTGAAACGCTCGCTCACGGGATAATGCACGACCAGAGGCACAACGATTTCGTCGAGCGTCCGATTCGCGTTCGCCGTCCAGCGTTGAAAAATCACGCCGGTTTCAAACGCCGGACGTTTGATGAACTCGGTGACCGGGCTTTGGCCGTAAACCGTTGCCGCCAAAATCAGCGCAAAAATAATATTAAGGAAGCGTGTCATGCATGCTCACTCAGGGCAGTTTGATGTCAATGAGAATTTCGCCTTTGGCGCCGAAAACGCTGCGACCTTCAAGAAGCGGTTGGCGCAAATCTTTTGCATTCGCCGGCACCGCGCCGCGCGACGAGGTGGGCGCGAGATTTTTATTGGTAAAACTAAATGCCGGATTGCTGTTCAAAGCCGCGCGGATCAACGTTAATTTGCGTTTTTGCGCGGCGGTCAAAGGCGTGCTTCTCCCCGGACCGCGGCTTGCCGCTCGCAGCTCCCGCCGCGTCATTTGCGACAGACTGGCCTTTTCCAGTTGCGTTCTGGCGAGGCTAAATTTGGGATCGATCTTGACCGCCTGTTGAAACTCGTGCTGGGCTTTCGTAAAATCACCGCGGTCGCGCGCCTCCAGTCCCCGCGAATACGCCAGAAACGCCAGCAGATTTTCCGTCGGAATCGTGAGAATCGCCTTTTCTTCCGCCTCGGTGAGATTGATGCCCAACTCATCAATCACTTTGAACACGAGGTTTTTTTCCAGGCGAAAAAAACGCGCCAGCTCGCCGGAGGTTTCGCCAATCGGCTGCGAAACTTTGGCCACCGCGTCCGAGAGAGTGGCATCCAAACGCAGCCGGCCGCCGGCGAGATCGAGAAAGCTGCCCTGCAAAACTTTTTTGACGCCGAGCAGTTGGCCAACTCGCGGCGCGGTTTGTTCATCCACCAAGCCAGTTTGGCCGAGCCCCATTTCTTCGAGCAACGCTTGCATGCGGCTGCGCTCGATCACCGTCAAAGCTTTCACCTGACTGAGATCGCTGATCACCATGTCGGCCAAGCCTTTGGCGAGCGGATCAAAACCGGCGTTGCCGCCGAGATTGCGAAAGTTCAGCACGGCGAGGGATTTTTCCGGAAAGCTTTGCGGATCAATGGCGCTTTCTGCGGCGAGCGCCTGGCGGGCTTCGAGGCGCAGTTTCGCTTGAATGGCGAGATCGAGGCGCGCCTCCAGTTGGCGGCGATAATCGTAACTGCTCACCTCGGCATAATCACGATACAACTTGATGGCGTCGTCGAGCCGCCCGGTTTTTTCGTAAGCCAGGCCGAGATAGAGCCGCGCCATGCCGTCTTGAGGCATGCGTTCCACAGCCTTTTCCAAAATCAACGCCGCGTTTCGATGGCTTTGTGTTTCATAAAGCGCAATACCGAGATCGCGCACCGCCAGCGCGTTCAGCGGATTTTCCTTCACCGCCAAACGCAGCTCGGCGAGGGCTTTTTCATACTCTTCTTTATCCAGCGCCTCGCGGCCGCGATTGTAATGCGTGGCCGGTGCACACGAGATAATGAAGCCAGCAACCAGCAACCAGCAAGCAACGAGCATCTTCATGGCTTGGTTTTCTCCAAAATGGCCAAGCGTTGTTGGGCTTGGATAAAATTTTTGTCTTCAGCGAGGGCTTCGCGATATTTTTTCCTGGCGTTGTTCATCTCCCCGCGGTCTTCGCAGGCCACAGCCTGCGAAAACAACAACAGCGCAGAAAATTTCACATTTTTTAAATTATCGAGCCTGGCCATCTCGGCGGCGGAAAGACGTGGCGCCAATTCTTTGACGAGTTTTTTATTGAGGACTTTGACCATGTCGAAGATTTGTCCCTCTTTGCCGGTCTGTTCGCCGGCTTTCAAAGTTCGGCCGGTTTCCACTTCGACGATGCGCGCATCCAGGCGCATTTTGCCGTTCGGCAAATAAACAAATCCGCCGAGCAAAAGATGCTGCGCGCCCACGAGCTTGCCGACCTGCTGCGCGGTTTTTTCGTCGATCAGGCCGGCTTGCGTGAGCTGCATTTCTTCGATGACGCGGCGCAGATCGGCGCGCTCGACCAAACGCAGGGCCTGCAACTGGCTCAGCTCGCTGCTGAACATCTGCGCCAAACCCTTGCGCAGCGGCTCCAAGCGCTGGCG
Proteins encoded in this region:
- a CDS encoding CsgG/HfaB family protein, which codes for MNLRLIKLPFFLFIFFSCLSAFAQPTLAVLDFDNNSLADRQRLEPLRKGLAQMFSSELSQLQALRLVERADLRRVIEEMQLTQAGLIDEKTAQQVGKLVGAQHLLLGGFVYLPNGKMRLDARIVEVETGRTLKAGEQTGKEGQIFDMVKVLNKKLVKELAPRLSAAEMARLDNLKNVKFSALLLFSQAVACEDRGEMNNARKKYREALAEDKNFIQAQQRLAILEKTKP
- a CDS encoding tetratricopeptide repeat protein encodes the protein MKMLVACWLLVAGFIISCAPATHYNRGREALDKEEYEKALAELRLAVKENPLNALAVRDLGIALYETQSHRNAALILEKAVERMPQDGMARLYLGLAYEKTGRLDDAIKLYRDYAEVSSYDYRRQLEARLDLAIQAKLRLEARQALAAESAIDPQSFPEKSLAVLNFRNLGGNAGFDPLAKGLADMVISDLSQVKALTVIERSRMQALLEEMGLGQTGLVDEQTAPRVGQLLGVKKVLQGSFLDLAGGRLRLDATLSDAVAKVSQPIGETSGELARFFRLEKNLVFKVIDELGINLTEAEEKAILTIPTENLLAFLAYSRGLEARDRGDFTKAQHEFQQAVKIDPKFSLARTQLEKASLSQMTRRELRAASRGPGRSTPLTAAQKRKLTLIRAALNSNPAFSFTNKNLAPTSSRGAVPANAKDLRQPLLEGRSVFGAKGEILIDIKLP
- a CDS encoding dihydrodipicolinate reductase, which produces MNRIRVVQFGLGPIGQACVKVLSQKSGIELVGGIDIDAGKIGKDLGEVCGLNNQLGVTVRGDAETALAQWQPHVVVHTTLSFLNRIEDQLTTIIKSRAHVVSSTEELFYPYQRNPEFCQRIDALAKQHGVGVVGTGVNPGFSMDVLPLCLTGVCTEVKKITATRVVDAGKRRLPLQKKIGAGISRKEFRERAATGTFGHIGLQESALAVMNAMSWPVDEMKESLKPMIADKRVKTPYLIVEPGQVTGIHQIMRVKSGGQERLKLELQMYVGAKQPHDSVEIAGNPPLSMRIDGGIFGDTATIAALVNAIPKIMNAPPGLRTMLDLPVPYAFL